The following proteins come from a genomic window of Candidatus Zixiibacteriota bacterium:
- a CDS encoding UbiD family decarboxylase, whose translation MFNDTRDFIEALRASGDLLEIDKEVHWDLELGAVSRLACEKDGPALWFKRIADYPPAMTALANPMATWRRVAVAFGLRPDATLEEIHSEYEKREGSPIPPRTVKDGPCKENVKLADDADVYDLPAPMLHDGDGGRYLGTWDIVVSYDPETKWVNWGMYRFMVYDSRHLSGFPRPTSHFGKVFQDHYVARNKPMPVALVIGADPISHFTASATYHIGGEEAALAGGLRGAPVELVRCETSDLLVPANAEIVIECEALPDYVGLEGPYGEYPGYRTGEMGNGVLCRVNAITRRENPVLTVDATGYRDDSSTITALTGAVAIKRRLERHGLPVLAVNIPREGAVHAAVIAVRHGGKQVAREILEILTSRRALISKIFLVEADVDVYDIGQVLHAFSTKCHPAHGIHVVHYEGRANTLTPCYSQGERAAQKGATVLYDCTWPGEWSAEWEIPVKATFETIFPRSIREKVLARWKSYGFKE comes from the coding sequence TCTGGTTCAAGCGGATCGCCGACTATCCGCCGGCGATGACCGCACTCGCCAATCCGATGGCGACGTGGCGCAGGGTCGCCGTGGCCTTCGGCCTGCGGCCGGATGCCACCCTCGAGGAAATCCACTCCGAGTACGAGAAGCGCGAGGGGAGCCCCATCCCGCCCCGCACGGTCAAAGACGGCCCATGCAAGGAGAACGTGAAGCTCGCGGACGACGCCGACGTTTACGATCTTCCCGCGCCGATGCTCCACGACGGCGACGGCGGCCGGTACCTGGGCACCTGGGATATCGTGGTCTCCTACGATCCCGAGACGAAATGGGTGAACTGGGGGATGTATCGCTTCATGGTTTACGATTCGCGCCACCTCAGCGGCTTCCCCAGGCCGACCAGCCACTTCGGCAAGGTGTTCCAGGACCATTACGTCGCGCGCAACAAGCCGATGCCGGTGGCGCTCGTGATCGGCGCGGATCCGATATCGCACTTCACTGCGTCCGCCACCTATCACATCGGAGGGGAAGAGGCGGCGCTCGCAGGCGGGCTGCGCGGCGCCCCTGTGGAGCTGGTGCGCTGCGAGACCAGCGATCTCCTGGTCCCGGCCAACGCGGAAATCGTTATCGAGTGCGAGGCGCTGCCGGATTACGTCGGGCTGGAAGGGCCCTACGGCGAGTATCCGGGCTATCGGACCGGCGAGATGGGAAACGGAGTTCTCTGTCGCGTGAACGCAATCACGCGCCGCGAAAATCCCGTCCTCACCGTGGACGCGACCGGTTACCGGGACGACAGCTCCACCATTACCGCGCTCACGGGAGCGGTGGCGATCAAGCGGAGGCTCGAACGTCACGGACTGCCGGTTCTCGCCGTCAACATCCCGCGCGAGGGGGCGGTCCACGCCGCGGTCATCGCCGTCCGGCACGGCGGCAAACAGGTGGCGCGGGAGATCCTCGAGATCCTCACCTCGCGCCGGGCGCTGATCTCGAAGATTTTTCTGGTAGAAGCCGACGTCGACGTCTACGACATCGGGCAGGTGCTGCACGCCTTTTCCACGAAATGCCATCCCGCCCACGGGATCCACGTCGTGCACTACGAGGGCCGGGCCAACACGCTGACGCCCTGTTACAGCCAGGGGGAGCGGGCGGCGCAGAAGGGAGCCACGGTGCTCTACGATTGCACGTGGCCGGGCGAGTGGTCGGCCGAGTGGGAGATTCCGGTCAAGGCGACCTTCGAGACCATCTTTCCCCGCTCGATCCGGGAAAAAGTGCTCGCAAGGTGGAAATCGTATGGCTTCAAAGAGTGA